From the genome of Pseudarthrobacter sp. NIBRBAC000502772:
CGCCGCCCCAAGCGGAACCGCGAGTGAAACCCGGTCCAGCGCCATCATGGCTGCTGGCACCCTGGTATCCCGGTTCCTGGGCTTCGGCAAGACCTGGATGCTGGGTGCCGCACTGGGCCTCGGCTCTACGGTTAACGACACGTTCATCAACGCCAACAACCTGCCCAACCTGATCTTCCTGCTGGTGGCCGGTGGTGTCTTCAACGCCGTGCTGGTGCCGCAGATCATCAAGGCGAGCAAGGCCCCGGACAGGGGAGCGGACTACATCAGCCGGCTGCTGACGCTGGCCGTGCTCCTGCTACTGGGCCTAACCGCGCTGGTCACGCTGGCTGCTCCGTGGGTCATCGAATTGACCACCCAGGGTTATTCGCCGCAGCAGAAGGCCCTGGCAGTCGCGTTCGCCTTCTGGTGCCTGCCCCAGATCTTCTTCTACGGCCTCTACGCGCTGCTGACACAAGTCCTCAACGCCAACGGCGCGTTCGGGCCTGCCATGTGGGCCCCCATCATGAACAACCTGGTGGCCATTGGCGGCCTGGGCATGTTCATCTGGATCTTCGGCGAGAACCGCATGAACCCGCACACGCTGGACAACTGGGGCCCGTCCCAGACCCTGCTTGTGGCCGGCTTCTCAACCATAGGCGTGGTGGCCCAGACAGCCATCCTGCTGATCCCGGTGATCCGCCTGCGGCTGGGTCTCCGGCCCCGGTTTGGCTGGCGCGGAGTGGGCCTTGGCCAGGCCGCTAGGCTGAGCGTTTGGACGCTCCTGACGGCCGCCGTGGGGCAGTTGGCGTTCCTGTATGTCATGCGCATCGCCACAATTCCCGGTGCTGAGCGCCTGCGACTGAAGGAAGCGGGGGATCCGGCGGCAGAGATGCTGCCCGGCAACGCCGTTCTGGAGGTGGCCAGCCAGCTGTATCTGCTGCCGCACTCGATCATCGCGCTCTCCCTCGCCACGGTCCTCTTTAACCGGATGACCCGTGCCTCGCAGGATGGCAACCGCGCGGAACTCCGCGACGCCCTCTCGCACGGCCTCCGCACCATGGCTGTGGCCACCGTCTTTGGCGCGCTGGCGCTCTTTGCGCTGGCCGGGCCGCTGGGTATGTTCTTCTCCGGTGGCCTGAGCCAGGACGGCGTGATGCTGGCCCAGACTCTCACCATCCTCGCGCTGAGTACCCCGTTCATGAGCGCCAACTTCATGATGTCGCGGGTTTTCTACGCCAACGAAGACGCCCGCACGCCCTTCAATATCCAGCTGCTGCTTGCCCTGGTCTACGTGGCCGGTGCTTTTGGGATCCAGTTCCTGCCGGTGGGCCAGATCATTTACGCCATCGCCCTGCTGTACATGGTGGGCAACATCCTCTCGGTGATCATCAGCGCCTTCTTCCTGCGCCGGCTGCTGGGCCACCTCGACGGGCCGCGGATCGCCAACTCGTATATCCGAATGGGCTATGCGGCGCTCGGTTCCGCGATCGCGGGCGCCGGGGCCTTGTGGCTGATGGGCAGCTACAGCGCGGACGGGTTCGCCTGGAGGGACCGGCTCGCCGCCCTGGTGACCGTTATCGTCGTCGGACCCATCATGCTGGTTGCCTATGTCTTCCTGCTGAAGGTCTTCCACGTCGCCGAACTCCGGGACCTCATGCGCCCCCTGTTGGGACGGCTGGGACGCGGCACGGGACCGTCCGGCGGCGGGGGAACGCCGTCGTCGGCTGCGGGTGCCGACGTTTCCGGAACGGAACGTCCGACGCCGGAACGCGCCACAGTCTCTGTGGACACCGGCCTGATTCCCCGGATCTCCGGCGAATTCGACGCCGCCTCCTTCCGCGCAGGTCCCGTACCGGAACGCCAGGCAGCGCCTACGGCGCCAGCTGACGGCGCACAAGGGGAAACTGAGGCAGTGGCTAACGGGGGCACAGAAACCGCCGCGGGATACCTTCCCGCAGAGGACGTGCCCGGCACAGCACGGGGCGGGCTGCTGCGCGACGAAATTCCCCTCCCCGGCCGGCGCACGTTCCAGGGCCAGGCCGGACAGAACCCCCATTTCAGGCCACGCCGGCCTCGAAAAAAGTGATCTTTGCGCGGTTTTTGGTTGCCTGTCGACCACGGCGGCCATAGCCGATCGGCTAGGATCGACAGTGAACAGGGGTAGTTGCAGGCAAGCGCAGACCGGCTCGCCGGCTGGCTTTTGGCCGGTTTCTGACCGGCGGTGGCATCATCTACGCCGGCATTCCCGGACAGTCTAGGAGGAACACGTGTCCCACCCGATCGACGTTGGATCAGTACTCGGCGGCCGCTACAAGGTCACAGCCACGGTATTGACCTCACACGACCAGGATCTGGTGCTGGACGGGGTGGACCAGGTTCTCAACCGACCGGTCAGCATTCTGGTCGCCGGCCCGGACAACACCGAACAGGTGGCCCAGAGCGCCCGCGAGGTGGCTACCGGTGAGCGCCCGGGTAACGTCCAGGTCCTGGACCTTGGTGTCACTGAGGCCACCACGTACCTCATCACCAACCACACGTCCGCGGCAGACCTGTTGGACCTCGTGGTTGCCTCCGACGCGCCTTACGTCGAGCCGTTCTTCACGGATACCCTGGGCAGCGAAATTTTCGGCCAGGTGCGTTCACACGAACCTGAACCGTACGACGACGAAGAGAACGTCGACGCCGGATATATCAACTATTCGGACAATCACCCCCACCAGGTTGACCCACACCGGTCGGCCGCACCGGTTGCTCCGCCGTTTGTACCCCCGGTTGTTCCGGCCCGTCCGCCGCTCCGCCCGGCGGTCCGTCCCGCGTCGGGGCCTGCCAAGGCCGGAGCCGTTGGAGCAGGAGCCATTGGAGCAGGCGCCGCCGCTGCTGGCGCCACTGCCGCACATCAGCACGTCACTGCGCCGCAACCGGTGCAGGCTGCGGAGAACCGGCCAGTTTCCGGTCCGGCCGAGCCCAGGGCCGGCGCGGGTTCCGATTCGCCCAAGGTTTCCCTGTGGTCTGAGGACGACTATTCCAACGGCTCCCAGGACGCAGCCTACGACGAACCGGTGGTCTCCCGAGCGCCGGAACGCTCCGATCGCGCAGCGGGCGCCTTCCCGTCGCTTGCCCGGAAAGGTGCTCCGGCGGCCGCAGTACCGCCTTCCGGCGGGACGGATGACTATTACGACGACGACGAGCCCGAGCGTGAGCCCCGCTCCATGCGCTGGCTGGTGGGCGGGCTGCTTGCCGTGGTGCTGATTGCCGGGCTGGTCTTTGCGGTCACCAACCTGGGCAGTCTATTCAAATCTAGCCCCCAGGCCGCCCCATCCTCCACGTCGACGGGCTCCACGTTGCCAAACTCCGGGTCGGCTTCCCCGAACCCGAGCTCCGCACCTCCCGCGGCACCGCCTGCCATCGACAGCATCACCCGCCAGGGGGATTTTGACTTCGCAGGCACCTACGACGTGGATCTTGTGAAGGCGTTTGACGGCAACGCAGCCAGCTACTGGTCAGACATGGAATTTGCCACCGAGGGCTGGGGCGGCCTCGCAACCGATGGCGTGCCCTTGTTCGTCAAGCTGAAGAATCCTGCGAAGGTTTCATCCATCACCCTGACTCAGCTCGGGGCCTCGGGCGGCAATCTCAGTGTCTTCACCAATGACCGCCCGTCACTGGACGGAGCCAAACTGGTGGGGACCAACAGCTTCACGTCAACAGATCTGACCATGCCACTGGCCGAGCCGGTGGAGGCACAGTACGTGATCGTGTCCATCAAGACGCTTCCCAAGCTGGCCGCCCCGAAGACCCGCTATGGCTTTGGCATCCGCCTGGCGGAGATCAAGATCCAGTAGGACCACGCCTGCGTGGTTCCCGTTGAGCCGCGGCTGTTCTGCCCGGAGCATTGCTCCGCAGTAACAGACGCGGCTCAGCTGTTTTCAGACGGTAATCTGGTAGGGCGTCCCGTCCACGTGACGGGGTTATGGCCGCTGATGCTTCCTCCGTTCGCGCGGCGCCCGGAATATTCACCACCTAGATTCAGTTGTGCCATGTGGCCGGCCGCAATAGCCGGCGCATCGACTAAGGAAGAGGTTCACCGTTCAGTGAGCAACGCAGAAAACACCGCGTCCGAAGTACGTGATGTCATCATCGTCGGCTCGGGCCCGGCCGGGTACACGGCCGCTGTCTACACGGCGCGCGCCAACCTGAAGCCCTTGCTTCTGGCCGGATCAGTTACCGCCGGCGGCGAACTGATGAACACCACCGACGTCGAAAACTACCCTGGCTTCCCCGAAGGCATCATGGGGCCGGACCTCATGGAGAACTTCGAGAAGCAGGCAGCCCGGTTCGGAACGGAAATCCAGTTCGAGGACGTCACAGCACTGGACCTCGACGGCGACATCAAGACTGTCACCATCGGTACAGGCGAGACCTTCCGTGCGCGGGCCATCATCCTGTCCACCGGGTCCGCTTACCGTGAGCTGGGCCTCCCGAACGAAAAGCGCCTCTCCGGCCACGGCGTAAGCTGGTGTGCAACCTGCGATGGTTTCTTTTTCAAGGACCAGGACATTGCGGTCATCGGCGGGGGAGACTCGGCCATGGAAGAAGCCCTCTTCCTGACCAAGTTCGCCAAGTCCGTCACCGTTGTGCACCGCCGCGACGCACTCAAAGCTTCCAAGATCATGGCAGACCGCGCCCTGGCCCACGACAAAATTTCGTTCATCTGGAACAGCTCCGTTGACGACGTCATCGGAACGGACAAAGTCACCGGGCTTAAGATCAAGAACCTGAAGGACGGCACCGTGTCCGACCTCTCCGTCACCGGCGTCTTCGTCGCCATCGGAAACGACCCCCGCACCGAACTGGTCAAGGACTCCCTGGAGATCACGGCGGCCGGTACCATCGCCGTCGAGGGCCGGAGTTCCAAGACCAGCATCCCTGGCGTCTTCGCCGCCGGAGATGTTGTTGATCCCACCTACCGTCAGGCCATCACGGCCTCCGGTTCCGGATGTGTAGCCGCGATCGACGTGGAACACTACCTCGCAGACCTTCACGCGTAACTCCGCGTACCGCCGTTCGAAGAGAGAGACAAGGTTATGAGCAACGCTAAAGACGTAACAGATGCAAGTTTTGCTGCGGACGTACTGTCGGCCGACAAGCCAGTAATTGTGGACTTCTGGGCTGAGTGGTGCGGCCCCTGCCGCAAGCTGGGACCCATCCTCGACGAGATCTCGGTCGAATACAGCGAGAAGGTTAATGTCGTCAAGCTCAACGTCGACGACAACCCCGCCATCGCCGCCGAGTACGGAATCACGTCCATCCCCGCCGTTTACCTGTTCCAGGACGGCCAGGTGAAGAGCACTGTTATCGGTGCGAGGCCGAAGCAGTTCTTCGAAAAGGAATTTGCGGACGTCCTGTCCTAATCAGGTAGGGGACTTCTGTCCCATATGACCAGTGACACCGGCCTGTGGCCACTGCTTCCATGAAGCGGTGGCCACGCGTCTTTAAGACCGAGCCCGTCGAAGCACAACCACATTGCATCAACCTTGATTCGTTTCCTAACTTCAGTGATTGCTCAGAGTCGCTCCTGGGGATCCAATGCAGGGATGGGGTTCGTACCTATGAGGGCGAGCGGTTGTAAATTCCAGTCAGACGTCGCCGTCACCATCCTGGAGTTGGCCTTTCAGGATTCGGATTCTTGTTTCACGTGAAACATTGGCGATCGAGATGCAGAGCCTAGTGGGCCTGGCCTCGCTCACGTGAGGAATCGGCGTACGACAATGTGGGACACTCGCAGGATGGCCGGTCTTCGTCGGCTTCGACCCCCGAGTTGCGGTCAGAAGGCATAGGTTCGCCGGCGGCAGGCAGAGCGTTCCCGGATTCCAGCTCACTACGGAATTCGTATCCCCGCCGACGCAAGCCTGAGTGCACTGTTTCACGTGAAACATTGGCGATCGCGAAGCATGGATTCATGTGCAACATCGGCGATTCGCCAATCCAACGGGCGTATGGTGCGGCCACGCTCGCGGGTCGAGCGAAATTTCTTGGTCGTCAGTGCATGCTGATCCTTACATCCGAGTGCCCTTGCCGCACGACAATGCCGCAGCGATTCAGTTCGACATACTTGAATTCAGTTGAGTTCAGCTCGGCTCGGCTCGGCTCGGCTCGATAAATCAATCAACCCAGGCTTCCACTTTCGTGACGGTCCTACTCTGCAAACTGATGCGTACCCCGCGCTATGTTTCACGTGAAACACGGCCGAAGCCTGCGACAGTCTGCTCCCTCCAGTCCTACTGGCCTGCCCGACGGCATTCGAGCCAGTCCCCAAGGATCGGGTTCACGCGATGTGGCCGTATTGCGTCCCCTCCATTCGCTGAGGAGAATATCCGCGGCGCACTCAAAGACTAGATCGAACAATGAGCAGCGAATGCCAATTGGATTAGGTGGCCTAGTGGCCTTCACGCCCCGTTTCACCTCGCGGAGGACAATGTGGGACCGGAGCATGAGACTACCGGAAGAACCCTGACCAGACCAGCGTTCCAGTCTCGCTCGCCGTCCATGGTCTAAAATCAAACGCCGATTCATACAGTTGACTCCTAGAAGCTCCGGGTTCCAAGGGTTGGTCAGACTCAACACCTGGTCGGGGGAATCG
Proteins encoded in this window:
- the murJ gene encoding murein biosynthesis integral membrane protein MurJ, with the translated sequence MSATNPPSDKAGRAAPSGTASETRSSAIMAAGTLVSRFLGFGKTWMLGAALGLGSTVNDTFINANNLPNLIFLLVAGGVFNAVLVPQIIKASKAPDRGADYISRLLTLAVLLLLGLTALVTLAAPWVIELTTQGYSPQQKALAVAFAFWCLPQIFFYGLYALLTQVLNANGAFGPAMWAPIMNNLVAIGGLGMFIWIFGENRMNPHTLDNWGPSQTLLVAGFSTIGVVAQTAILLIPVIRLRLGLRPRFGWRGVGLGQAARLSVWTLLTAAVGQLAFLYVMRIATIPGAERLRLKEAGDPAAEMLPGNAVLEVASQLYLLPHSIIALSLATVLFNRMTRASQDGNRAELRDALSHGLRTMAVATVFGALALFALAGPLGMFFSGGLSQDGVMLAQTLTILALSTPFMSANFMMSRVFYANEDARTPFNIQLLLALVYVAGAFGIQFLPVGQIIYAIALLYMVGNILSVIISAFFLRRLLGHLDGPRIANSYIRMGYAALGSAIAGAGALWLMGSYSADGFAWRDRLAALVTVIVVGPIMLVAYVFLLKVFHVAELRDLMRPLLGRLGRGTGPSGGGGTPSSAAGADVSGTERPTPERATVSVDTGLIPRISGEFDAASFRAGPVPERQAAPTAPADGAQGETEAVANGGTETAAGYLPAEDVPGTARGGLLRDEIPLPGRRTFQGQAGQNPHFRPRRPRKK
- a CDS encoding ABC transporter substrate-binding protein; translation: MSHPIDVGSVLGGRYKVTATVLTSHDQDLVLDGVDQVLNRPVSILVAGPDNTEQVAQSAREVATGERPGNVQVLDLGVTEATTYLITNHTSAADLLDLVVASDAPYVEPFFTDTLGSEIFGQVRSHEPEPYDDEENVDAGYINYSDNHPHQVDPHRSAAPVAPPFVPPVVPARPPLRPAVRPASGPAKAGAVGAGAIGAGAAAAGATAAHQHVTAPQPVQAAENRPVSGPAEPRAGAGSDSPKVSLWSEDDYSNGSQDAAYDEPVVSRAPERSDRAAGAFPSLARKGAPAAAVPPSGGTDDYYDDDEPEREPRSMRWLVGGLLAVVLIAGLVFAVTNLGSLFKSSPQAAPSSTSTGSTLPNSGSASPNPSSAPPAAPPAIDSITRQGDFDFAGTYDVDLVKAFDGNAASYWSDMEFATEGWGGLATDGVPLFVKLKNPAKVSSITLTQLGASGGNLSVFTNDRPSLDGAKLVGTNSFTSTDLTMPLAEPVEAQYVIVSIKTLPKLAAPKTRYGFGIRLAEIKIQ
- the trxB gene encoding thioredoxin-disulfide reductase is translated as MSNAENTASEVRDVIIVGSGPAGYTAAVYTARANLKPLLLAGSVTAGGELMNTTDVENYPGFPEGIMGPDLMENFEKQAARFGTEIQFEDVTALDLDGDIKTVTIGTGETFRARAIILSTGSAYRELGLPNEKRLSGHGVSWCATCDGFFFKDQDIAVIGGGDSAMEEALFLTKFAKSVTVVHRRDALKASKIMADRALAHDKISFIWNSSVDDVIGTDKVTGLKIKNLKDGTVSDLSVTGVFVAIGNDPRTELVKDSLEITAAGTIAVEGRSSKTSIPGVFAAGDVVDPTYRQAITASGSGCVAAIDVEHYLADLHA
- the trxA gene encoding thioredoxin is translated as MSNAKDVTDASFAADVLSADKPVIVDFWAEWCGPCRKLGPILDEISVEYSEKVNVVKLNVDDNPAIAAEYGITSIPAVYLFQDGQVKSTVIGARPKQFFEKEFADVLS